Proteins encoded by one window of Panicum virgatum strain AP13 chromosome 7N, P.virgatum_v5, whole genome shotgun sequence:
- the LOC120682101 gene encoding uncharacterized protein LOC120682101: MSSRNRSATAAAAAPAPAAAPSLRTPRRLRRRPLKASASASAPGGGRRSGPATPLLKWDVGGGEGAGASAREKQAGEVSVRRLAAGVWRLRPPEAVPGAAAGAAERRVRVGVEHIPRHLQVQLLKQNTLGHHQSLKNDVSSPISVLERKSGELHKVQLHATSTTMEKATKWEPENIKGMELHDAYLIASQLNLLDEQQDTTYVANLQMELQQARDRVSELETERRSAKKKLDHLFKKLAEEKAAWRNREHEKVRAILEDMKADLDHEKKNRRRLEMINLKLVNELKEAKMSAKQLLQEYETERKARELTEEVCNELAREVEEDKAEIEALKQDSLKLREEVDEERKMLQMAEVWREERVQMKLVDAKLTLDAKYAQLSKLQQDIETFIASCSCANGDSTVVGEAENIIQAIKSVRAQDAEFRYDPPAASEDIFSIFEELRPSEEPVIKEIEPCYKNNSAKCESEIQEASSMTDIFLEKKAKVYSNKSPQDESDTEDGSSWETISHEDMQGSSGSPDGSESSVNNKICDGSISWKSGNDFEYRGNEKLKDDLTDAYLTNMNQPKKKESAISKLWKSSRPKNSEICKKDAVETVNARSSNVRLSVGTYSTVESGIQEIGLSPPSVGQWSSPDSMNIQFNRGFKGCIEYPRTSQKHSLKAKLMEARMESQKVQLRQVLKQKI; encoded by the exons ATGAGCTCCAGGAaccgctccgccaccgccgccgcggccgctcccGCCCCTGCCGCGGCGCCGTCGCTCCGGACGCCGCGGAggctgcgccggcggccgctgaaggcctcggcgtcggcgagcgcacccggcggcgggcggcggagcgggccaGCGACGCCGCTGCTGAAATGggacgtgggcggcggcgagggagcgggGGCCAGCGCGCGGGAGAAACAGGCGGGGGAGGTGTCGGTGCGGAGGCTCGCGGCCGGGGTGTGGCGGCTGCGCCCGCCCGAGGCGGTGCCCGGGGCCGCGGCCGGAGCCGCCGAGAGGAGGGTCCGCGTCGGTGTCGAG CATATCCCAAGGCATCTACAAGTCCAGCTTCTCAAACAGAACACTTTGGGTCATCACCAGAGTCTAAAGAATGATGTTTCAAGCCCCATTTCTGTTTTGGAGCGGAAGAGTGGAGAGCTCCACAAG GTACAACTTCATGCTACTTCCACTACCATGGAGAAAGCAACAAAATGGGAGCCTGAGAACATAAAAGGAATGGAATTACATGATGCCTATCTGATAGCCAGCCAGCTAAACCTTCTTGATGAGCAGCAAGACACAACTTATGTTGCTAACCTCCAGATGGAGCTCCAGCAAGCACGTGATAGGGTAAGTGAGCTGGAAACTGAACGTCGGTCAGCTAAGAAGAAACTTGATCACTTGTTCAAGAAACTCGCGGAGGAGAAAGCAGCTTGGCGGAATAGAGAGCACGAGAAGGTCCGTGCTATACTTGAAGACATGAAGGCGGACCTTGACCACGAGAAGAAAAACCGGAGGCGGCTGGAGATGATAAACTTGAAGCTCGTCAATGAGTTGAAGGAGGCCAAGATGTCAGCGAAACAGCTGTTACAAGAGTATGAAACAGAAAGAAAGGCGCGTGAGCTCACTGAGGAGGTGTGCAACGAGCTGGCAAGAGAGGTGGAGGAAGACAAAGCTGAGATTGAGGCCTTGAAACAGGACTCCCTGAAGCTGCGGGAGGAGGTAGATGAGGAGCGGAAGATGCTGCAGATGGCTGAGGTGTGGCGTGAAGAACGGGTGCAGATGAAGCTTGTTGATGCAAAACTTACTCTTGATGCCAAATATGCACAGCTGAGCAAACTGCAACAGGATATTGAGACTTTTATTGCCTCATGCAGCTGTGCTAATGGCGACAGCACGGTAGTAGGAGAAGCAGAGAACATAATACAGGCAATCAAGTCAGTCAGAGCCCAAGATGCTGAATTCAGATATGATCCACCGGCAGCCTCAGAAGATATATTTTCCATTTTCGAGGAGCTGCGTCCAAGTGAGGAGCCTGTCATCAAGGAGATTGAACCATGCTACAAGAATAACTCTGCCAAATGTGAATCAGAAATTCAAGAGGCTAGCTCAATGACAGATATATTCCTTGAAAAGAAAGCCAAGGTGTACTCAAATAAAAGTCCGCAAGATGAAAGCGACACTGAAGATGGCAGCAGCTGGGAGACAATAAGCCATGAAGATATGCAGGGTTCGAGTGGTTCACCTGATGGAAGCGAATCATCAGTCAACAACAAGATCTGTGATGGAAGCATTTCTTGGAAAAGTGGAAATGATTTTGAGTACAGGGGGAATGAGAAGCTAAAGGATGACTTGACTGATGCCTACCTGACAAACATGAACCAGCCCAAGAAGAAAGAATCAGCCATATCAAAGCTCTGGAAGTCATCCCGCCCAAAGAACAGTGAGATATGCAAGAAAGATGCCGTCGAAACGGTAAATGCGAGGTCATCAAATGTACGGCTGTCAGTCGGGACTTACTCCACTGTTGAAAGTGGCATTCAGGAAATAGGACTCAGTCCACCGAGTGTTGGGCAATGGAGTTCCCCAGACTCGATGAACATTCAATTCAACCGTGGTTTCAAGGGCTGTATAGAGTACCCGCGGACGTCCCAGAAGCACAGCTTGAAGGCAAAGCTCATGGAGGCACGGATGGAGAGCCAGAAGGTCCAGCTCCGGCAGGTGCTCAAGCAGAAGATCTAG
- the LOC120682749 gene encoding uncharacterized protein LOC120682749 yields MAATRSRPAAASGDHHRFLRPGALARLRDARLRRASRLPLPSSPAPASPASPPPAAAGDGQGAAAVPYFVPVSRLLAPRCPQRKKLAAAKYAVLFSPPPPSPDLPVEAVIEFLSSSDMVVAAH; encoded by the coding sequence ATGGCAGCCACCCGctcccggcccgccgccgccagcggcgaCCACCACCGGTTCCTCCGCCCCGGCGCCCTCGCCCGCCTCCGCGACGCCAGGCTCCGCCGCGCGTCCCGCCTGCCCCtgccctcgtcgccggcgccggcgtccccCGCGtcacctcctcctgctgctgctggcgacggccagggcgccgccgccgtgccgtacTTCGTGCCCGTCTCGAGGCTCCTCGCGCCGCGGTGCCCCCAGCGGAAGAAGCTCGCGGCGGCCAAGTACGCGGTGCTATTCTCCCCGCCGCCCCCGAGCCCCGATCTGCCCGTCGAGGCGGTTATCGAGTTCCTGAGCTCGTCTGACATGGTGGTGGCCGCCCACTAG
- the LOC120683045 gene encoding soluble starch synthase 3a, chloroplastic/amyloplastic-like, with translation MEMALRAQSPLCSRGRPVLLVRPAAAATGLTQSTIGRSRFTGGRLVRCMVSSSDYPKKNPRRTSTPKPKGTASRGYASRPTAESSTKKIEQSSTVEGDLGKSNGTLHGEATGQASSAEESSEIDLPGTVASKAEKDEAGTKEEAGQNQSSASSSMPMDDESIDRKLDEYRGKISALVSSKPEPSTSASVRGQDKPPIGTDEQEKSITGFEEHDSSIVNEPRKGRPFAEAIVGYPVKHAEEEPPVSEDDELRIIKDQEQYEPDIQAPVEDDVDPEVLKRRLQELADESYSVGNKCFVFPEVVKADSMINLYLNRSMSALASEPDVLIKGAFNGWRWNSFTENLHKSELRGDWWCCKLYIPKQAYRLDFVFFNGDTVYENNNHNDFFLEIESDMDEHSFEDFLVEEKQKELERLAAEEAERKRQAEEERRREEERAAMEADRAQAKYEVEMKKEKLHQMLSSASGYAGNLWYIEPNTYKGGDRVRLYYNRSSRPLMHNIEIWMHGGFNNWNDGLSISERFVKSHEKDGDWWYAEVTLPERALVLDWVFADGPPGNARNYDNNGRQDFHAVVPNNIPEDMFWVEEEHRIFRRLQQERREREDADRLKAERSAKMKAEMKEKTMRAFLISQKHIVYTEPLEVRAGTTVDVFYNPSNTVLNGKLEVWFRGSFNRWIHPSGPLPPQKMVKAENGSHLRATVRVPLDAYMMDFVFSESEDGGIYDNRNGMDYHIPVSDSVAKEPPMHIVHIAVEMAPIAKVGGLGDVVTSLSRAVQDLGHNVEVILPKYDCLNLSNVKDLHYQQSFAWGGTEIKVWFGKVEDLPVYFLEPQNGMFWVGCVYGKNDESRFGFFCHSALEFLLQKGSSPDIIHCHDWSSAPVAWLYKEQYALNGLGNGRVVFTIHNLEFGAHHIGKAMAHCDKATTVSDTYSKEVAGHGAIAPHYFKFHGIRNGIDPDIWDPYTDNFIPVHYTSENVVEGKSAAKKALQQMLGLQQTDTPIVGIISRLTVQKGIHLIKHAIYRTLERNGQVVLLGSAPDPRIQGDFTNLASRLHGEYHGRVKLCLTYDEPLSHLIYAGADFILVPSIFEPCGLTQLIAMRYGSIPIVRKTGGLYDTVFDVDDDKDRAQAQGLEPNGFSFEGADTSGVDYALDRAISTFYDARDWFNSLCKRVMEQDWSWNRPALDYMELYHSARKN, from the exons ATGGAGATGGCACTCCGGGCGCAGAGCCCGCTCTGCTCCCGGGGCCGCCCGGTGCTCCtcgtccggccggccgctgccgccactGGCCTCACGCAG TCGACCATAGGACGCAGCAGATTTACAGGAGGCAGGCTTGTTCGATGCATGGTATCAAGTTCAG ATTATCCCAAGAAAAATCCAAGGAGAACATCGACTCCTAAGCCTAAAGGCACTGCATCCAGAGGGTATGCCTCCAGACCTACTGCTGAATCCAGCACGAAGAAGATAGAACAAAGCAGCACTGTTGAAGGTGATCTTGGCAAAAGCAACGGGACACTACATGGTGAAGCAACAGGACAGGCAAGTAGTGCTGAAGAATCATCTGAGATTGACTTGCCAGGAACCGTTGCGAGCAAAGCAGAAAAGGATGAAGCTGGGACCAAAGAAGAGGCTGGCCAAAATCAATCTTCAGCATCGTCTTCCATGCCCATGGATGATGAATCAATTGACAGAAAACTTGATGAGTATCGTGGTAAAATAAGTGCACTAGTAAGTTCGAAACCAGAACCTTCAACATCTGCAAGTGTTCGTGGACAAGACAAACCACCTATTGGCACTGATGAGCAAGAGAAATCAATAACTGGTTTCGAAGAACATGACAGTTCAATTGTTAATGAACCCAGAAAAGGTAGGCCATTTGCTGAGGCCATTGTAGGCTATCCAGTGAAACATGCAGAGGAAGAACCTCCAGTTTCAGAAGATGATGAACTGAGGATAATCAAGGATCAAGAGCAGTATGAACCAGATATACAAGCACCAGTAGAGGATGATGTGGACCCAGAAGTGCTAAAGAGGAGGCTTCAAGAGCTTGCTGATGAGAGTTATTCAGTCGGCAACAAGTGCTTTGTCTTTCCTGAAGTAGTGAAGGCTGATTCAATGATCAATCTTTACTTGAACCGCAGTATGTCAGCCTTAGCTAGTGAGCCTGATGTTCTCATAAAAGGAGCATTTAATGGTTGGAGATGGAACTCTTTCactgaaaatttgcataaaagCGAATTAAGAGGGGATTGGTGGTGTTGCAAACTCTACATTCCCAAGCAGGCATACAGATTAGACTTTGTGTTCTTTAATGGTGACACTGTCTATGAAAACAACAATCACAATGATTTTTTCCTTGAAATAGAAAGTGACATGGATGAACACTCATTTGAGGATTTCTTGGTTgaagaaaagcaaaaagaaCTTGAGAGGCTTGCTGCAGAAGAAGCTGAAAGGAAAAGACAGGCTGAGGAGGAGCgcaggagagaggaagagagggcCGCAATGGAGGCGGACAGGGCACAAGCAAAGTACGAGGTTGAGATGAAGAAGGAGAAATTGCACCAAATGTTGAGTTCGGCCAGCGGATATGCTGGTAACTTATGGTACATAGAACCTAACACTTATAAAGGAGGAGACAGGGTTAGATTATACTATAATAGGAGCTCGAGACCACTTATGCATAACATTGAGATTTGGATGCATGGAGGTTTCAACAACTGGAATGATGGTCTCTCAATCTCTGAAAGATTTGTCAAGTCTCATGAAAAGGATGGGGATTGGTGGTATGCAGAAG TGACATTACCTGAAAGGGCATTGGTGTTGGACTGGGTTTTTGCTGATGGGCCACCTGGCAATGCAAGGAATTATGATAACAATGGCCGTCAGGATTTCCATGCTGTTGTTCCTAATAACATACCGGAGGACATGTTTTGGGTGGAAGAAGAACATAGGATCTTTAGAAGGCTTcagcaagagagaagggaaagggaGGATGCTGATCGACTAAAG GCTGAGAGGTCTGCAAAAATGAAGGCTGAGATGAAGGAAAAGACTATGAGAGCGTTTCTGATCTCACAGAAACATATCGTGTATACTGAGCCACTTGAAGTACGTGCAGGAACAACTGTGGATGTGTTTTATAATCCTTCCAACACGGTGCTGAATGGAAAGCTGGAGGTTTGGTTCAGAGGTTCCTTTAACCGTTGGATTCATCCAAGTGGTCCCTTACCACCACAGAAGATGGTGAAGGCAGAGAATGGTTCACACTTACGAGCAACAG tCAGGGTTCCCTTGGATGCATATATGATGGACTTTGTTTTCTCTGAGTCGGAAGATGGTGGAATATATGACAATAGGAATGGAATGGACTATCATATTCCTGTGTCTGATTCGGTGGCAAAGGAACCTCCAATGCATATTGTGCACATTGCAGTAGAGATGGCCCCTATTGCAAAG GTTGGAGGCCTTGGCGATGTTGTTACCAGCCTTTCACGAGCTGTTCAAGATTTAGGCCACAATGTTGAGGTTATTCTGCCAAAGTATGATTGTTTAAACCTAAGCAAT GTGAAGGATTTACATTACCAACAAAGTTTTGCTTGGGGTGGCACAGAAATAAAAGTATGGTTTGGGAAGGTTGAAGATCTCCCTGTTTACTTCTTGGAACCACAAAATGG GATGTTTTGGGTGGGGTGTGTCTATGGGAAGAATGATGAGAGTAGATTTGGCTTTTTCTGTCATTCTGCACTGGAGTTTCTCCTCCAGAAAGGATCTTCTCCT GATATCATACATTGTCATGATTGGTCTAGTGCTCCGGTTGCTTGGCTATACAAGGAACAGTATGCTCTTAATGGACTGGGAAATGGTCGGGTTGTATTTACCATCCACAATCTTGAGTTTGGAGCACATCACATTGGCAAGGCAATGGCACATTGTGACAAAGCTACAACT GTTTCCGACACATATTCGAAGGAAGTGGCTGGACATGGAGCTATTGCTCCTCACTACTTCAAATTCCATGGAATTCGAAACGGAATTGATCCTGATATTTGGGATCCATATACTGACAACTTTATTCCG GTTCATTATACATCAGAGAATGTTGTTGAGGGCAAGAGTGCTGCAAAAAAGGCATTGCAGCAGATGCTTGGTTTACAGCAAACTGATACCCCTATTGTTGGAATCATCAGCCGTCTAACAGTCCAGAAGGGAATTCACCTTATCAAACATGCAATTTATCGAACGCTTGAACGCAATGGACAG GTGGTTCTGCTGGGTTCAGCACCAGATCCTCGCATACAAGGTGACTTCACGAACTTAGCCAGTCGTCTGCATGGTGAATATCATGGCCGAGTGAAGCTTTGTTTAACCTATGATGAGCCACTGTCCCATTTG ATATATGCTGGGGCGGACTTCATTCTTGTTCCTTCCATCTTTGAGCCTTGTGGTTTAACACAGCTTATTGCTATGCGGTATGGGTCCATCCCGATTGTTCGGAAAACTGGAG GCCTTTACGACACCGTCTTTGATGTTGACGATGATAAGGATCGGGCTCAGGCACAAGGCCTCGAGCCAAATGGATTCAGTTTCGAAGGAGCTGATACCAGTGGTGTGGATTATGCTCTTGACAG AGCGATAAGCACATTTTATGATGCTCGTGACTGGTTCAACTCCCTTTGCAAGAGGGTAATGGAGCAGGATTGGTCATGGAACAGGCCTGCTCTGGACTACATGGAATTGTACCATTCTGCTCGCAAAAACTGA